GCTGTGGAGCAAGGGCGGTCGGGGTGTTAATCATTAACGGATAATCATGTTATTTAAAATGTTAAATAACAACAAAGCGTAGGATAGTATCTAGCATCTGGAAAAAGGGATCGGGACGTTATTCATACCCTCGTTAGATGTTTTGGAGTCTGCTTTGAATTTAAGGAAAGCCGCCAGCTTGATTGTGTTAGGTGTATCACTATCTACTCAAGCAATCAGTGCTGAGAAACCGGTAAGGGAAGATAAGTTTTTCCGGAGCGTAGAGGTAGCCGGAAACTCTGGATTTGTTAAATCTCAACGCATTGAGATTCCCCCAGGTTTTGCAGCCCCTTCTCATGTTCATCCTGTACCTACCTTCGGAGTCGTGAACCAAGGCACCATCGCTTATCAAGAGGAAGGCGGTGAGGAAACCATGTTGAACGAAGGTGATACTTTCTTTGAGCCTCAGGATGTGAATATTCTGAAGTTCAATAACACGGGCAGTGATACGGCGGTGTTCACCGTGTTTTATATTGTCGATAAACAAGAATCTCCTACCTTGCACATCAATCGCTGAGCATCAAAATAACGCTGCTGTTATTTGCCTCTGGTCTACACTGTCTTTAGCTATTGCAATCTGTATGACTAGAGGGCTCCTGCTATGGACCGTAAGTATGTTCTGACTGCGTTTGGTTATGCGATTCTGGGTCTTTTATTAGGCATTTATATGGCGGCCTCCAAAGATCATGGGCAGCTTGTCACTCATGCCCACATCATGCTGATTGGCTTCTTACTTTCGTTCATTTATGGCTTATGTCACAAGTTGTGGTTGAATAATTCCACGTCTAAATTAGCGTCCACACAGTTCTATGTTCATCAATTAGGCACCGGCGTTGTTTTGATCGGGTTGTTCTTGTTCTATGGACAGTTCGTAGCGCTGGAAACGATTGATCCGGTGTTGGCAGCGGCGTCAATTACGGTGTTTGTAGGCGTTGTTCTAATGATGATTGAGTTCGTAAGGTGTACTCGGGCGACATAGTCTTTGCTTGGATGTTGGGAAGTCTGCCTTAACGACGTGTTTTTATCTTTAAAGGGGCTTTTATCTCTAAAGGGAACTTTGTATTCAAAGGGAATGTATGAAGAAAACAATCGGGATGTTTGTTGTGGTCATGATGTCGTTCATGGCCTCCTGTTTTGCTCAGGCGGAGCCAACCAAGGTGAGTACACTGCGTGTCGCACTGTATCCGTATGTGCCTGATCGTCTTGCTCTGTTTCATAAAATTGAAGCGATTTTTGAATCCGGAAACCCCGGTGTCAATCTGGAGTTGGTCGATGATAGTTCCATTTTGTGGGATTACTATTCGGGAGGACTTCAGGCGACCAAAGCCGATGTCTACGAAGTCGATACGATTCTGTTATCAGATTTGATTCAGTCAGGGAAAATAACTGAGCTAAAGTTGCCTCGTGAAGATTATTCAGACGAGGTGAAAGCTGCGGTTTCGAGAAACGGTAAGACTTATGGCGTGCCTCATTGGTTGTGCGGCAATTTCTTATTCTACAAGAAAGGGGATACTGAGATTGAGTCAGCGGCTACTTGGGGTGACTTGAACAAGATTCTGTCCTCAAGAAACGAGAGTTTGTTTGTGGATTTCAAAGGGAAATCAACGCTCGGTGAGTGGTATTTGACGGTACTGTCTGAACTCTATGGGTTGGATGAGGCTCAGACGTTGATTAGTGAAAGTGACCGTCTTGATGACGAGGCTTTGTCCAAGCTGAATGTGATGTTGGAGTCTTGTCCTGCCGGTTTTTGTCGGAGTGATGACTTGCATGATCGCACCGGCTATTACTCAAGAGCTTTTGTGTCTGGAAAGTCGAGCGCTTATGTGGGCTACTCAGAGTCGCTTCATTACGGCATTCAATATTATTTGGATAACTGCACCGAAAGTTCAGGGTGTGTTTCACCAGAAGACATCGCTGTTCGTCGTTTGCCTGACTTTGCAAAAGCAACAAAGAGTGGTGGCATTGGTTGGGTGGATGCACTGGCGGTGGATGCAAAGTTAACACCGACAAAGCAACTGTTGGCAATGAAATTCATTGAGTTCATGGCATCCGATGAGGCTTATCAAGCTGTGCTGGCACCCGACTGGGGTGAAGCGCCTAAGTATCTCATTTCAGCCACAACGACACTGGATATCAAGGGTGCGCCTTTGTACCCCGCATTGTATTCCGCTCATTCAGGACGAGGCACCGGCATTCACATTGGCTTGAATGATAAGCTTAGAGCCATAGGTAACCAGCTTGATTGTGAATTGCCCATTAGCCGAACCGATAAGAAAACCTTGGAACGTTGTGCTAAATAGACTCAAGTTCTTTCATTTTTATGATCTTTGACCCTAAGTGTGAAGTAATCGGCAAGGTGAGGTATTGGGGCGTAACAAAAGGCGCTAGGTGTTGTCGAAGCGCTGACCTTTTTCCGAGGTTATGAGCGGCCGAAACAGTATTTCTGCTCTAAGCCTTATGTCGGTATTTAAAGGTCAGACTATAATTTTTTCTAGAAGACGTTATTTCGAGGTGGCATATGCGTTTATTTTCAGCCCTGATGTTTGTGGTGTTATCGCTATCAATGGCAGGTTGTAAGTTGCAACAGGTTAAAGGCGAAGTAGGTGGTGTGGAAGTGGAAGCTCAAACACAAGATAACAAGAAAGACAAAGACAGCGAGTTCTGCCCCCCTGGTCAAGCAAAGAAAGGTAAGTGCTAGGGCTTCATTCTTTGACCTGTCTGTAGAATCTACAAGAGCCTCTAATGGGGCTCTTTTCTTTTTCCCTAACTTCCGAACAGACTTCTGAATAAGGTATGCTTGCCCCAAACGGAAGTGAGTCAGAGTAACAGCGTGCATAAAGTTCTATTGGTTGAAGATGAACAGGGAATTGCGGATAACGTGATATACGCATTAACTCAGGAAGGGTTGGATGTGGAATGGCTGTCGTTAGGTCAGCCTGCGATAGCTCGTTGTCAGCAATCACAGGTGGATCTTGTGATTTTGGATGTGGGTTTACCTGATGTCTCCGGGTTCGAGGTGTGTAAATCCATCCGCAGTGTATCCAATGTACCTGTGATTTTTCTGACCGCCCGAGGGGATGAAATTGATCGTGTGGTTGGTTTGGAAATCGGCGGCGATGATTATGTGGTGAAGCCATTTAGCCCAAGGGAGCTGGCTGCGCGTGTTAAAGCCATTTTGAGACGCCAGTCGGGGTTACTCAA
This genomic stretch from Litoribrevibacter albus harbors:
- a CDS encoding cupin domain-containing protein translates to MNLRKAASLIVLGVSLSTQAISAEKPVREDKFFRSVEVAGNSGFVKSQRIEIPPGFAAPSHVHPVPTFGVVNQGTIAYQEEGGEETMLNEGDTFFEPQDVNILKFNNTGSDTAVFTVFYIVDKQESPTLHINR
- a CDS encoding TonB-dependent receptor, producing the protein MDRKYVLTAFGYAILGLLLGIYMAASKDHGQLVTHAHIMLIGFLLSFIYGLCHKLWLNNSTSKLASTQFYVHQLGTGVVLIGLFLFYGQFVALETIDPVLAAASITVFVGVVLMMIEFVRCTRAT
- a CDS encoding extracellular solute-binding protein, which codes for MKKTIGMFVVVMMSFMASCFAQAEPTKVSTLRVALYPYVPDRLALFHKIEAIFESGNPGVNLELVDDSSILWDYYSGGLQATKADVYEVDTILLSDLIQSGKITELKLPREDYSDEVKAAVSRNGKTYGVPHWLCGNFLFYKKGDTEIESAATWGDLNKILSSRNESLFVDFKGKSTLGEWYLTVLSELYGLDEAQTLISESDRLDDEALSKLNVMLESCPAGFCRSDDLHDRTGYYSRAFVSGKSSAYVGYSESLHYGIQYYLDNCTESSGCVSPEDIAVRRLPDFAKATKSGGIGWVDALAVDAKLTPTKQLLAMKFIEFMASDEAYQAVLAPDWGEAPKYLISATTTLDIKGAPLYPALYSAHSGRGTGIHIGLNDKLRAIGNQLDCELPISRTDKKTLERCAK
- the creB gene encoding two-component system response regulator CreB, whose product is MHKVLLVEDEQGIADNVIYALTQEGLDVEWLSLGQPAIARCQQSQVDLVILDVGLPDVSGFEVCKSIRSVSNVPVIFLTARGDEIDRVVGLEIGGDDYVVKPFSPRELAARVKAILRRQSGLLNVSAASTASVESDDSQSSVLVRGRLRLDSQLKRVFYDDQMLDLTAYEYGILEVLMQQPERIYSRELLMEKVWRSPEESFDRAVDTHIKTLRAKLKQVDEQADVIKTHRGLGYSLKAEQ